Genomic segment of Bacteroidota bacterium:
AACTGCTTTAAAATATATTTAATTATTCTCTTCATTCCTTTTTTCAAAGCGTAATTATTATACAAAAATAAGGCTTTCATCATTAATCGGTATGGAGTTACTTAAATCTTAACTGATTGTAGTAAATGACTCTTTTTTTCATTATATGTTCAGTATCTGTATATAATTTCTATATTTCTTGTTGAAACAAAGCACATTAGAAATGAAAAAAACAGTTGACAACTTCAAAAATCAAAAGCATATTGCAGTGGCAGGTGTTTCACGTACAAAAGGTAAATGGGGAAACGCGCTTATGAAGGAATTGGATAAGGTGGAAATTACAACTTATCCTGTAAATCCACATGCTGACGAAATTGATGGAAAGAAATGTTACAATGATTTAAAATCATTACCTGCTGAAGTAAAATCTTTGATTATTTCAACCAAACCAGAAGCGACACTCCAATTGGTCAAAGATGCAATAGATGCAGGAATTGAACGAGTCTGGCTCCAAAAAGGAGTTGGTAAAGGTTCAGCCACTGATGAGGCGATTGAATACTGTAAAGAAAATAATCTGGACTATGTGTATGGTTTATGTCCTATGATGGAGTTTGGATCAGGTATGCATAAATTCCATTATTGGATGAGAAGGAATTTGGGCTCTATGCCGAAGGAAATGAAGATGGCTTAATTTTTCCTAATATTGATTCAAGAGTTAAGCGAAGCGTCTCTTGGATCGTTTAATAATAAAAAGTCTCGAGACTTTGTCCCCCTGATCGATTTCAAAGGCAAAGCATTTTCGCAGATGTCTGAACCAGCAGATTGCTTCGTTTTTCATGTCCCATCACTGTCTCTCGAAGAGGACAGTGATGAACTGAACCTTAATTAACCGTAAGCTGTTTGTAACTTCAAGCAACGAGCAATTGAGAATTGAAGATAGTGTAATTTTTCCTAATGTTGATTCAAGAGTTAAGCAAAGCGTCTCTTGGATCGTTTAATAATTAAAAGTCTTCAGACTTTGCCTCCCTGATCGTTTTCAACCGCAAAGCATTTTCCCAGATGTCTGAACTAGCAGATTTCTTCATTTTTCATGTTCCATCACTGTCTCTCAAAGAGGACAGTGTTGGACTGAACTTTAATTAATACTAGGCTATTCGAAGCTTCAAGCTACGAACAACATTGTCATCACAATTAAGGAACAGCAATTCGTGAAAAGCTAATTCTAAGAGTTTTTCATCGAAAGCCTACTTTTGTAAGAAAATCAATTGTGTCAAAGTTTATTTCAATTAAAGGAGCTCGGGAAAACAATCTGAAAGGAATTGATGTTGAAATTCCTCATAATAAATTTGTGGTTATTACAGGAGTTTCAGGTTCTGGAAAATCTTCGCTTGCTTTTGATACGATATTCAGAGAGGGACAACGAAAATACCTCGAAACATTTTCATCCTCTGCCCGGCAATTAATTTCAAAACTTCAAAGACCAAACGTAGAATCCATTGAAGGCTTAACCCCAACCATTGCAGTGAATCAGGCAACTGTAATTAGAAATCCACATTCAACTGTAGGGACACTAACCGAACTTCACGATTATCTGAGATTACTATTTGCCCGATTTGGGCACTCAAAAAATGAAGAACTCAAAGTTGAAAGACAACTATTCTCCTTCAATCATCCAAAAGGAGCTTGTCCTAATTGCAAAGGTTTGGGCGTTGAAGATAGAATTTCAGAAGACTTACTTATTTCTGATCATTCAAAAACAATACGTGAAGGTGCATTGGTGATTACTGCTCCAAATGGTTATATCATTTACTCTCAGGTCACACTAGATGTGTTGAATCAGGTTTGCAATGCGCATGGTTTTGATATTGATATCCCCTGGCATGAAATGACCCGGGAACAAAAAGACATCATTCTTTTTGGCAGTGATATCATTACCATTCCTTTCGGCAAACATACGCTGGAATCGAGAATGAAATGGTCGGGAATAACAGCTAAACCGCGCGAAGAAGGTCATTACAAAGGCATTATTCCGGTTATGGAAGTTATTCTGAATCGGGATAGAAACAAGAATATTTTGCGCTTTGTAGAAAGTAAGAGCTGTTCTGTTTGTGAGGGAGCCAGGCTAAACACCGATGCTCTCTCGGTTCAATTTAACGACAAATCAATTGCTGATTATAGTGCATTAAGCATTGAAGAATTAGAGCAATTATTTTCAACAACAACACTATCTGAACATATTGGAGTTAAATCAATCAGTGAAAAAATATGCGGTAAAACAAAGCTTCTGAATAAACTCGGACTTTCCTATTTGACAATGGATCGTTCATCCACTTCGCTATCAGGAGGGGAAGCCCAGCGCATACGATTGGCCAATCAAATTACTAATGGCTTGTAAGGTGTGACTTATGTTTTTGATGAACCCAGTATTGGCCTTCATGATAGCGAACAGGACAAATTATTGGAGGTTTTGCACAGTTTGGTAGAGAATGGCAATTCGCTTATTGTAGTTGAACATGATGAAAAAACAATTCGTACTGCAGATCATTTAATTGATATTGGTCCTGATGCCGGCACGCAAGGCGGTGAACTTGTTTTCTGCGATACAATAGAAGAATTATTGAATCCTGCAAATGAAATTGATAATAGTCATACGCAAAATTGGCTTTCAGGACGAGATAATATAAGCAGCAAAAAGCTTCCTTTGTCAGATGAGAATAAGAGTTTCTGGCTTAAAAATGCATCAAGAAATAACCTAAAAAGCATTACAGTGGAATTCAAGTCCAAAGCTTTGAATGTTATCTGTGGTGTTTCAGGAGCTGGAAAATCTTCCTTGGTTGAATCCTTAATTGAGAAATCCATTATACCCAAAACACATGGAGCTGAAATTTTCAGTCAGCATGTATTTATAGATCAAAGTCCGATTGGCCGAACTCCACGTTCAAATCCGGCTACCTACACCAAGGTATTTGACCTGATTCGCAAGCTTTTTGGAGAGCTGGCTGATTCGAAAAGTAAGGGCTGGGACAAAAGCCGTTTCTCATTCAACGTGAAAGGAGGACGCTGTGAGGAATGTGAAGGTGCTGGCTATCAGCAAATTGGTATGCACTTTTTAGGCAATGTGGATGTGATCTGTCAACATTGCAATGGGAAACGATTTAATGCAGAAACGCTGGCTGTTAAATACCATTCGCAAAGCATTAATGATGTTTTGGAAATGACGATTGATGAGGCTTGTCTGTTTTTTGAGGATCAAAAAGCTATCTTGAAAATCCTCCAAACCATGCAGGAATTGGGATTGGGGTATATAGGTTTGGGGCAGTCATCAACCACCCTTTCAGGAGGAGAAGCACAACGAATAAAATTAGCATCTGAACTTTGGAAATCAAGCAAAGGACAAACTTTGTATATACTGGATGAACCCACTACAGGCTTGCACCACAAGGATGTTAAGGCTTTAATACGATCACTGCAAAGCCTTGTAAATAATGGACATACGGTCATTACCATTGAACATCATGCTGAAATGCTCAAAGCAGCAAATTATTTGGTGGAACTCGGCCCCGGAAGTGGCACGCAAGGAGGTGAACTTGTTTTTTCAGGAAGTCCTGAACAATTGATTAATGAAAACAAAACCCTCACCGCTAAGGCACTTCAGTTATCTCATCAGTCCATTTCAAGAAAAGAAAGAAAGGCATTTGAAGCAGATTTCATCAAGCTTAAAAATGTATCCACACATAATTTAAGAAATATTGATGTCGATATTCCGCTGGGGAAGATGACAGTGATTACGGGTGTTTCAGGTAGTGGAAAGTCGTCATTGGCTTTTGATACACTTTATGCTGAAGGACAAAGACGATTTTTGGAGAGTGTTTCAACTTATGCCCGAACATTAATGAAAAGCATGGATAAACCAGATGTTGAAGAAATTCAAAATCTGAATCCGGTTGTTGCCATCGGGCAAAGGAATTCCAATACCAATGCTCGATCTACAGTTGGTACTTTGAGTGAAGTTTACGATTATTATCGCTTGTTGTATTCTCGAATTGGCTATATCATTTGTCCTAAATGCAATGCAAAAGCAGTAAACGGAATATGTGTATGTGGATGGAAAGTTGAAAATAAAGCAACTGCCTCTCATTTTTCGTTCAATCATGAAAGTGGCGCATGTCCTGTTTGCAAAGGACTTGGAACACTTACTGTTTGTGATCAGGAAGAGTTGATCTCTCATCCCAATAAATCCATTTTTCAAGGAGCAATGGATGGACATAAAAGCGGGAAATTCTATGGTGATTTTCATGGACAATATGTGGCTATTTTGCAAAGCATATCTAAAGAGAATTCTATTGATTTTGCAAAGCCATGGGATGAATTGGATGAAAATGCCAAGCAAATTGTCCTTTTTGGTACGGGTGAAAAAGACTATAAAGTTGACTGGCATTACAAGCGAAAAAACATGGAAGGAGTTGAGAAATTCACAGGCAAATGGGTTGGCTTTTGTCACTTAGTCAATGCGGAATATCAGCGAAAGCATGCCGATAAAAGGGCAGATGCTATGTTGCCTATCATGAAAGAAATCAAATGCTCTTCTTGCAATGGTTCTCGATTAAATAAGCAAAGTTTTGAATATCTTTTCCAAGGGGTAGATATTGCTGAGCTTTCATCAAAAACGATTAACGAAAGCATACTGTTCTTTAGTCAAATAGATCAGGATAAACTTGATTCTACAAGTCAAATTGTGTTGAATGATATCTTACCTCCGGTTTTGCACAAATTGAATATGATCAGTAAAGCTGGTTTGTCCTACTTAAATATAAATAGAACTATCTCAACCTTATCGGGAGGAGAATCTCAACGATTGCGTTTGGCTTCCTCCTTGGGAACAGGACTTTGCGGAATAACTTACATTTTGGATGAACCCACTGTGGGCTTGCATCCCAGAGATACTCAAAATTTGATAGCCATTCTTCAGGAACTGAAAAAACAAGACAATACATTGGTCATTGTTGAGCATGATGAAGATGTTATTCAGGCTGCAGATCATGTGATTAAGTTGGGACCGAGTGCTGGCAATTTTGGTGGCCAAGTCCAGTATGCTGGAAAACCGGAAGCATCCCTGCAAACTATAAAGAAAGAATCAAAAACACTTAAGTTGGACTTCAATATTAAAATTCAAAAAGCAAATGCAAATAACCTGAAAGATTTTGATGTTGAACTTCCATCCAATGGTATGACTGTTTTTACAGGAGTCTCAGGAAGTGGCAAAACATCGCTATTGTTTAGCGTATTGGCTGATTCAGCAGCTCAAGGAAAAGCGATTAATTGTCAACAGATTAGTGGTTTAGAGCAATTCGATTCCATTATTCCTGTAACACATTATCAGGTGAGCAATCATCCATCCAGTATAGTTGCTACTTTCACAGGAATCTTTGATGACATCCGAAAACTATTTGCAGATACAGACGAGGCAAAAAAAATGAATTTATCCAAATCTCATTTCTCGTTTAACAATAAAGCAGGCTATTGCGACAATTGCCAAGGTTTAGGTCAAACAAAAATCAGCATGGATTTTCTGGCTGATGTCTGGTCGGTTTGTGAAGAATGCAGGGGGAGAAGATATAATTACCAAGTACAAAGTGTAAAGTTAAAAGGCAAAAGTATTTCTGATGTGTTGGACATGAGTATTGACTCTGCCAAAGACTATTTTGAGGATAGAAGTCTTAAAGGTAAAATCGGATTGCTACAGCAAACAGGTTTAGGTTATTTAAAAGTCGGACAAACAACCCGAACACTGTCAGGAGGAGAAAGTCAACGATTAAAATTAGCTTCAGATATTATTAATGGCAAAGGAAATAAAAACCTTTACCTATTCGATGAACCAACAAAAGGACTTCATAGAAAAGACATTGATGTTCTCCTGCAGCTATTCAACAAACTAATTGCTCAAGGACATTGCTTATACATCATAGAACACAATCTTCAAGTAATTATACAAGCAGATTGGGTAGTTGATTTGGGTCTGGAAGGTGGGGATGAGGGAGGAGAGATTGTTTTTCAGGGACTATTGGCTGATTTGATCAAATGTGATGAAAGTTATACGGGACTACATGTCAAACAAGCTATCTAGCTTGTTTGACAGCGTTGTTCGTAGCTTGAAGCCACGAACAGCAATGGAGACAATGATGGGACAAAAACTGGTTCAAGGATTAGCGTAGCGGTTCTTGGCCCTTTTTGTTTATGTATATCGGAAGTGTACGCTTCGTTGTTCATAGCTAGAATTTAACTCAACCCCTAACCCCTTCTCTGAAAAATCAAAGAAGGGGAATTGATCCTACTTCAAAACTAGAAATTGATATATTATTAATTGGAGTACATACTGTCCCTATTGTTCGTAGCTTGAAGCACCGAACATTAATCCACCTTGATAAATTTTGAAACGCTGGTTTGAGTTTCACCATGTACTTTAATCAAATATACTTGAGGGTTTAATGCAGAAATATCCAAACTGAAAACTTCATTACTCCTCATTTCTCCTTGCATCAATTCTTTTCCCCGCATATCAAAAATGGAATAGGTAAATGGAGGTTGGAGGTATTGAGGATCGATAAAGAGGGTATTTTGGGTAGGGTTAGGGTAAGTTTTGATTAATGATTTTGAGTTAGATTCTTCAATTGCTCCTAAAAAATGATATCCATCAAAGTATAATCTTGAAGGATAGTTCTTTCCAAAATATAAATAGTTATGAGCTACTAATGAGTCTCCTGATGTATATAAGTCTTTACCATTGTTTAGATTAATATCATATCTGGGATAGTTTGAAGAAGTAACAACTAAACTCAGATAGGCTGCAGGCTCCTTATAAAAATAAATTGTATAAGGTAGTTCTATTGTAATCTTATATATTTTTCCCGGTACTATTGATTGGGTGTCTGATGTACTGAATCCTTTTTTGAATCTCATTCGATAGATTCCATCTGCTACAATATAGTGTTCTGAAGATGGATAATATTCTTCAGACAGACATAATCTGACAGAAAAATCAGTATCATATCTGTTTGAAGAAACATAAAGGTCAACTTTAGGCTTTCCCAAAATTTCTAAAAGCTTTGGAAATCCAGAGCCATCTGTGAAAATTGCGTAATCGCTTCTTCCAAGAACACTGTTGCTAATATTCCAAGGGCCTTGTTTTAAATCAAGTTTCAAGGTTGGTCCTCCAACAGTAGGGGAAGGATCTTTTGGATCATATACTAAAAGAATTGAATCATTTCCATAGGGCTTACTACTAAGATGTTTATTCTCATTCAAATAAAGGCTAATTGTATCATGATTTGACAGATTTTTAAATTCATCTATGTCTTCAATTTGAATAGGCGTGTAGTGCGCGTAGTGCTTAGAGATATCATTAAAGATATACTTCTTATTAATAGGCCACCCATTCTTTGCTCCCCTCAACCAATAATCAAAAAACAAAAGAGTAAAACTATCACTGACACCTTCTGCTTCTGGGAATTCGAGTTCGCCCACTTCTTTTTTGCCAACCGAATTGTGCGACCAGGGGCCAACGAGGAACTTATGCAAATCTCGAACGGAAGGATCAGAGGCTTTAACCAAGGTGTCAAACAGATCAAACATCAGATCAATATTGTGATCAAACCAACCCCCGATCAAGAACATTGGGACTTTGATTTTGTCAGGATACATGTTTGCATTTTCGACATATTGCCACCAGATATCATAATACGGATGTTGAAGCAAGGTATTTTTCATGTTGTAACCTAAAGCATCCAGTTGATCAACATATTCAGTGCGCAACACACCATTGGGAAAATATTCCTGATAATTAAACTGAGACCCAGCAACAATAGGCACAGCACACGTATGATTGGGATGTTGTTCTTTTACAGTTAGGTATTGTATTTTTCCTAATGCAGATGGTCCCCATGTCCCAATTTTTCCATCACTCCAGCTTTGTTTACAAATCCAATCAATAACATCATAGCCATCTTTACCTCTTTCAGGAAGTGCTTTACAGGATGCTGCGGATCCATAAAAACAACGCCAGTCAACAATAACCACTGCATAAGGACTGTTTTTAATATCCTTTCCAATTTGAAGTGGAAGTCCCATGCGATAATATAAACGGTTGTATGGTGTTTGAATCAGGATAACTGGATATGTTTTTCCAGTATCGGGTAAATAGATATCGGCTGCCAGTTTTTTTCCATCACGCATTGTAATAGAATCGGTAATGGGTGTTAGCACCTGTGCTAAACTTAATTGACAAATGATAAGAAATAGTATGACAAAGATGCTATGCTTCTTCATATTTGTAAATTGATTTTCTTTCAAAATTAATGCATTAGACACTTCAAAACCTTAGAAGTTTAGAACAGGCCTAATCCATAACCGGACTTTCGGTTTACGCGTATGGATGGTCTGAAATAAACGCCCAATTCTCCTGAAGATTTTATACCAACAATAACATCTGACATATTAAAACCATGTGTATACAGAACTCCAAATCGCTTAAAATAATAAGCAGCAGACAAGGAGACACTTGTAGAGTTTACTGAAGTATGTCCATAATGAATACCAAGAGCCAGTCTGTTCAAAAGTAAATCAAACTTATAATGCATTTGAACAAAGGATTGCTGTTTCATATAGACTACTGACGGTATAAATTTGATTTTTTTTGTCAAACCAAATACATAGGATCCGAATAAATGAAATTTAGGATTGTTATACTTAAAATAAGCTGCATCATGAAATAAAGCTGATTCATTGAAATGAGAAAATGCAACTGCACTAGAGAATTTCTTAATTCTGAATAATAGGCCAAAGGATGCATCCAAATTCGCATAGTAAACATCACCCAATGCAGGGTCAATCCATAATCCTGTTTTTGGATTAAAGGCTATATCGTTTGAGGTCATTTTTGAAACATCGATGAATGTATTGTTAATACCAAAACCTATTCCTGGCTGAATAGAGAATTTCTTTGAAATATTGATACGATAGGAATACTGAATATTAATATCTCGATGAAAAGTAAAATGATTTGTATTATTTAATAAACTATAAATTCCAAAGCCACTGTTTATTTTATCAATAGAAAAGTCATATCCAATATATGTTCCTTGATTTGAGTTTGACAAACCTGGCCACTGTTTTCGGTAATTTACGTTCAATTCAGGATAATCTGAAAAACCAGCATAAGCAGGATTATTATACAATCGGCTCCTTGAATAATGAGAAAAATTGATATCCTGTGCAAAGCTGCTTAAGAAAAAAAGTAATAAGGAGAGGGTTGTAATTATTTTTTTCATCTTTTTACATTTCTTATTCGAATATACGTAAAATGAATGAAAACGCTTAATTGTAATTTGTTACATAGTGGGGATTATAGGAGTTCTTTCCAAACCAATGCACTGGCTCCCAATACAGCAGCATGAGCTCCTTTAAGGGATGAAGGCAATAGTTTTACTTTCTTCTTATAAATGTTGAGAAGAGATTTTTCCATGTGTTTTTTTGTGGGTTTGAAAATTAACTTGCCTGCCTGTGCCAGTCCTCCAAAAAGAAATATTGCCTTTGGGCTTGTATAAGCGATACTGTTGGCTAAAGCTTCTCCTAATACTTTTCCAGTGTAATCAAAAGCTTCGATAGCGATAGGATCTCCCTTAAAAGCAGCTTCATCTATCATTTTTGCTGAAAGACTTTTAATTGTATGTCCGTTTAACATGGAATCTTCACCGCTTTCTGAAAGTAGTTTCAGAACTGTTCTTTTAATGCCTGTAG
This window contains:
- a CDS encoding CoA-binding protein, encoding MKKTVDNFKNQKHIAVAGVSRTKGKWGNALMKELDKVEITTYPVNPHADEIDGKKCYNDLKSLPAEVKSLIISTKPEATLQLVKDAIDAGIERVWLQKGVGKGSATDEAIEYCKENNLDYVYGLCPMMEFGSGMHKFHYWMRRNLGSMPKEMKMA
- a CDS encoding ATP-binding cassette domain-containing protein, with the translated sequence MTYVFDEPSIGLHDSEQDKLLEVLHSLVENGNSLIVVEHDEKTIRTADHLIDIGPDAGTQGGELVFCDTIEELLNPANEIDNSHTQNWLSGRDNISSKKLPLSDENKSFWLKNASRNNLKSITVEFKSKALNVICGVSGAGKSSLVESLIEKSIIPKTHGAEIFSQHVFIDQSPIGRTPRSNPATYTKVFDLIRKLFGELADSKSKGWDKSRFSFNVKGGRCEECEGAGYQQIGMHFLGNVDVICQHCNGKRFNAETLAVKYHSQSINDVLEMTIDEACLFFEDQKAILKILQTMQELGLGYIGLGQSSTTLSGGEAQRIKLASELWKSSKGQTLYILDEPTTGLHHKDVKALIRSLQSLVNNGHTVITIEHHAEMLKAANYLVELGPGSGTQGGELVFSGSPEQLINENKTLTAKALQLSHQSISRKERKAFEADFIKLKNVSTHNLRNIDVDIPLGKMTVITGVSGSGKSSLAFDTLYAEGQRRFLESVSTYARTLMKSMDKPDVEEIQNLNPVVAIGQRNSNTNARSTVGTLSEVYDYYRLLYSRIGYIICPKCNAKAVNGICVCGWKVENKATASHFSFNHESGACPVCKGLGTLTVCDQEELISHPNKSIFQGAMDGHKSGKFYGDFHGQYVAILQSISKENSIDFAKPWDELDENAKQIVLFGTGEKDYKVDWHYKRKNMEGVEKFTGKWVGFCHLVNAEYQRKHADKRADAMLPIMKEIKCSSCNGSRLNKQSFEYLFQGVDIAELSSKTINESILFFSQIDQDKLDSTSQIVLNDILPPVLHKLNMISKAGLSYLNINRTISTLSGGESQRLRLASSLGTGLCGITYILDEPTVGLHPRDTQNLIAILQELKKQDNTLVIVEHDEDVIQAADHVIKLGPSAGNFGGQVQYAGKPEASLQTIKKESKTLKLDFNIKIQKANANNLKDFDVELPSNGMTVFTGVSGSGKTSLLFSVLADSAAQGKAINCQQISGLEQFDSIIPVTHYQVSNHPSSIVATFTGIFDDIRKLFADTDEAKKMNLSKSHFSFNNKAGYCDNCQGLGQTKISMDFLADVWSVCEECRGRRYNYQVQSVKLKGKSISDVLDMSIDSAKDYFEDRSLKGKIGLLQQTGLGYLKVGQTTRTLSGGESQRLKLASDIINGKGNKNLYLFDEPTKGLHRKDIDVLLQLFNKLIAQGHCLYIIEHNLQVIIQADWVVDLGLEGGDEGGEIVFQGLLADLIKCDESYTGLHVKQAI
- a CDS encoding CocE/NonD family hydrolase, translating into MKKHSIFVILFLIICQLSLAQVLTPITDSITMRDGKKLAADIYLPDTGKTYPVILIQTPYNRLYYRMGLPLQIGKDIKNSPYAVVIVDWRCFYGSAASCKALPERGKDGYDVIDWICKQSWSDGKIGTWGPSALGKIQYLTVKEQHPNHTCAVPIVAGSQFNYQEYFPNGVLRTEYVDQLDALGYNMKNTLLQHPYYDIWWQYVENANMYPDKIKVPMFLIGGWFDHNIDLMFDLFDTLVKASDPSVRDLHKFLVGPWSHNSVGKKEVGELEFPEAEGVSDSFTLLFFDYWLRGAKNGWPINKKYIFNDISKHYAHYTPIQIEDIDEFKNLSNHDTISLYLNENKHLSSKPYGNDSILLVYDPKDPSPTVGGPTLKLDLKQGPWNISNSVLGRSDYAIFTDGSGFPKLLEILGKPKVDLYVSSNRYDTDFSVRLCLSEEYYPSSEHYIVADGIYRMRFKKGFSTSDTQSIVPGKIYKITIELPYTIYFYKEPAAYLSLVVTSSNYPRYDINLNNGKDLYTSGDSLVAHNYLYFGKNYPSRLYFDGYHFLGAIEESNSKSLIKTYPNPTQNTLFIDPQYLQPPFTYSIFDMRGKELMQGEMRSNEVFSLDISALNPQVYLIKVHGETQTSVSKFIKVD
- a CDS encoding PorP/SprF family type IX secretion system membrane protein, which translates into the protein MKKIITTLSLLLFFLSSFAQDINFSHYSRSRLYNNPAYAGFSDYPELNVNYRKQWPGLSNSNQGTYIGYDFSIDKINSGFGIYSLLNNTNHFTFHRDINIQYSYRINISKKFSIQPGIGFGINNTFIDVSKMTSNDIAFNPKTGLWIDPALGDVYYANLDASFGLLFRIKKFSSAVAFSHFNESALFHDAAYFKYNNPKFHLFGSYVFGLTKKIKFIPSVVYMKQQSFVQMHYKFDLLLNRLALGIHYGHTSVNSTSVSLSAAYYFKRFGVLYTHGFNMSDVIVGIKSSGELGVYFRPSIRVNRKSGYGLGLF